A DNA window from Mycobacterium sp. IDR2000157661 contains the following coding sequences:
- a CDS encoding M24 family metallopeptidase, producing the protein MSTEILPDASDLRRGRRERALAEMEANDIDIMVLGRQANVRYVTGAPQLWVAGTRPFGPICEVIRSTGQIYLNSTWDEGIPDEISHDHLYGLAWNPMTLVDVLKALPGAATATRVGTDSLTPTFAQLLPIAFPGAEIVDAEPALRAARRIKTADEIAVLRGAIRVAEAALESARAELAPGTTEQSLTGALMQAMAAGGVTTPATQDGAWVTPKDHPWRRHRTDGRIDNGDLVAFSAGVLADGYLGEVGRTWPVGDVEGAAVPELYDRWNRLWDNLMAACRPGATADGLLSAYDTAGEPLPAMPVAHGLGLGYDPPVVTPALRVTAAAEILEPGMVLAVSGYVWQEGVGAVFGREVVHITADGAEVLTSSPFWSGAGVGIG; encoded by the coding sequence ATGAGCACCGAGATACTTCCCGACGCAAGCGATCTGCGCAGGGGACGCCGAGAGCGCGCGTTGGCCGAGATGGAAGCCAACGACATCGACATCATGGTGCTGGGCCGCCAGGCCAACGTCCGCTATGTGACCGGCGCCCCGCAGTTGTGGGTGGCGGGTACCCGGCCGTTCGGGCCGATCTGCGAGGTGATCCGGTCGACCGGTCAGATCTACCTCAACAGCACCTGGGACGAGGGTATCCCGGACGAGATCTCACACGACCACCTCTACGGGTTGGCATGGAATCCGATGACGCTGGTCGACGTGCTGAAGGCGCTTCCGGGGGCAGCGACCGCCACGCGGGTCGGAACCGATTCGCTCACTCCGACATTCGCGCAGCTGTTGCCGATCGCGTTCCCGGGCGCCGAGATCGTCGACGCCGAACCCGCACTGCGGGCGGCGCGCCGCATCAAGACGGCCGACGAGATCGCGGTGTTGCGCGGCGCGATCAGGGTCGCTGAGGCTGCGCTGGAATCGGCCCGCGCCGAACTGGCGCCCGGCACCACCGAGCAGTCGCTGACGGGCGCACTCATGCAGGCCATGGCGGCCGGCGGGGTGACCACACCCGCGACGCAGGACGGTGCCTGGGTGACGCCGAAGGACCACCCGTGGCGGCGGCATCGAACCGATGGGCGCATCGACAACGGTGACCTGGTCGCGTTCTCGGCGGGAGTGCTGGCCGACGGTTACCTCGGCGAGGTCGGCCGCACCTGGCCGGTCGGCGACGTCGAGGGCGCCGCGGTGCCCGAACTCTACGACCGGTGGAACCGGCTGTGGGACAACCTGATGGCCGCCTGCCGACCGGGAGCCACGGCCGACGGGCTGCTCTCCGCCTACGACACGGCCGGTGAGCCGCTGCCTGCGATGCCGGTCGCGCACGGCCTGGGCCTCGGCTACGACCCGCCCGTCGTGACGCCCGCGCTTCGGGTCACCGCCGCCGCGGAGATCCTCGAACCGGGGATGGTGCTCGCGGTCAGCGGCTATGTCTGGCAGGAGGGTGTCGGCGCGGTCTTCGGCCGAGAGGTCGTGCACATCACCGCCGACGGAGCCGAGGTGCTGACCTCGAGCCCGTTCTGGAGTGGCGCCGGCGTCGGAATCGGTTGA
- a CDS encoding amidohydrolase family protein: MSAPTSSSPARPPATLYPPEGFGAPKNRQGHAAEEGLTGLPPGTEIFSADNHISVAEDIFYERFPEELKGAAPRIWYEDGAYMVGMKGKAWTGGDFGRVLMQYDDLAGAATNNIEARIRELKEDGIDKELAFPNAVLALFHYPDKALRERVFRIYNEHIADLQERSKGHFYGVGLINWWDPAGTRATLAELKSLGLKTFLLPLNPGKDDDGNIYDYGSTDMDPVWDEIEDAGLPVSHHIGETPPKTPCQHNSVVVGMMVNVDSFREQFAKYVFSGILDRHPSLKIGWFEGGIAWVPTALQDAEHMLASYRHMFNHELEHPVRHYWDHHMSASFMIDPLGLELIDKIGVDNVMWSSDYPHNESTFGYSEKSLKTVVDAVGPEAATRIVSTNVKNFLGIS, translated from the coding sequence ATGTCAGCACCGACTTCATCATCTCCCGCCCGCCCCCCGGCCACCCTCTATCCGCCCGAAGGCTTCGGCGCGCCGAAGAACCGCCAAGGCCACGCCGCAGAGGAAGGGTTGACCGGACTTCCCCCGGGCACCGAGATCTTCTCCGCCGACAACCACATCTCGGTCGCCGAGGACATCTTCTACGAACGCTTCCCCGAGGAACTCAAGGGCGCCGCACCGCGGATCTGGTACGAGGACGGCGCCTACATGGTCGGCATGAAAGGCAAGGCCTGGACCGGCGGCGACTTCGGCCGCGTGCTCATGCAGTACGACGACCTCGCCGGGGCGGCGACCAACAACATCGAGGCCCGTATCCGGGAACTCAAGGAAGACGGTATCGACAAGGAACTGGCGTTCCCCAACGCCGTGCTGGCCTTATTCCACTACCCGGACAAGGCGTTGCGCGAACGCGTATTTCGGATCTACAACGAGCACATCGCCGATCTGCAGGAGCGCTCGAAGGGCCACTTCTACGGCGTCGGGCTGATCAACTGGTGGGACCCCGCCGGTACCCGAGCCACTCTCGCCGAACTGAAGTCATTGGGTCTGAAGACCTTCCTCCTACCGTTGAACCCCGGCAAGGACGACGACGGCAACATCTACGACTACGGCAGCACCGACATGGACCCGGTGTGGGACGAGATCGAGGACGCGGGGCTGCCGGTCAGCCACCACATCGGTGAGACGCCGCCCAAGACGCCATGTCAGCACAACAGCGTGGTCGTCGGCATGATGGTCAACGTCGACTCGTTCCGCGAGCAGTTCGCCAAGTACGTGTTCTCCGGCATCCTCGACCGGCACCCGTCACTGAAGATCGGTTGGTTCGAAGGCGGGATCGCCTGGGTGCCGACCGCCCTGCAGGACGCCGAACACATGCTCGCCTCCTACCGGCACATGTTCAACCATGAGCTGGAGCACCCGGTGCGCCACTACTGGGACCACCACATGAGCGCATCGTTCATGATCGATCCGCTCGGCCTCGAGCTCATCGACAAGATCGGTGTCGACAACGTGATGTGGTCATCGGACTACCCGCACAACGAATCGACGTTCGGCTACTCGGAGAAGTCGCTGAAGACCGTCGTCGATGCGGTGGGCCCGGAGGCCGCGACCAGGATCGTCAGCACGAACGTCAAGAATTTCCTGGGCATCTCGTGA
- a CDS encoding M24 family metallopeptidase codes for MYRECGARLRDSMRDKGVDALVLLGNGNVVYATGVSWPLLDAGLSHVERPVAVVLAEDPHPHLFMPLREGSSARSEVPADHVYGPLYLEFDEGVFRLADILADLVPANGVVAVDELTGAMRRASARLFLTGPPSDAAQVVGLAKLVKTVDQISCVRTACRITEEAMVDVQDALAPGVRQVDLSAQFVRRAFELGATANMLEAIWQVMPTTKTSGKVWTTTGDLALPLLTTERELAAGDVLWTDVSITFEGYCSDFGRTWLVGAEPSDRQQAQFDRWREILAAVLSVTKAGATSGDLARAAIAANGGAKPWLPHFYLGHGIGTNAAEMPMIGTDLGEEFDDNFVFPAGMLLVLEPVVWEDGTGGYRSEEIVVVTDDGCQPITDYPYAPYGQDRIGPE; via the coding sequence ATGTATCGCGAGTGCGGTGCGCGGCTGCGCGACTCGATGCGCGACAAGGGTGTCGATGCTCTGGTGCTGCTCGGGAACGGGAACGTGGTGTACGCCACGGGAGTCAGTTGGCCACTGCTCGACGCGGGCCTGTCCCACGTGGAACGGCCGGTTGCCGTCGTGCTCGCCGAGGACCCGCACCCGCATCTGTTCATGCCGCTGCGGGAGGGCTCGAGCGCGAGATCCGAAGTGCCTGCAGACCACGTGTACGGCCCGCTGTACCTCGAATTCGACGAGGGCGTTTTCCGGTTGGCCGACATATTGGCCGATCTGGTGCCCGCCAACGGCGTCGTCGCGGTCGACGAGTTGACCGGTGCCATGCGCCGAGCGTCGGCCAGACTGTTCCTCACCGGCCCGCCCTCGGATGCCGCGCAGGTGGTGGGCCTGGCCAAACTGGTGAAGACCGTCGATCAGATCTCCTGCGTGCGCACGGCCTGCCGCATCACCGAGGAAGCGATGGTCGACGTGCAGGATGCACTCGCGCCCGGGGTGCGTCAGGTCGACCTGTCGGCCCAGTTCGTGCGCCGCGCTTTCGAATTGGGTGCGACGGCCAACATGCTGGAAGCCATCTGGCAGGTGATGCCCACGACGAAGACCAGCGGCAAGGTCTGGACCACCACCGGTGACCTGGCGCTGCCGCTGCTCACCACCGAACGTGAACTCGCCGCCGGGGATGTGCTGTGGACCGACGTGAGCATCACGTTCGAGGGCTACTGCTCAGACTTCGGCCGCACCTGGTTGGTCGGCGCTGAGCCGTCCGACCGCCAGCAGGCGCAGTTCGACCGGTGGCGGGAGATCCTCGCGGCGGTGCTCTCCGTCACGAAGGCCGGTGCGACCAGCGGGGACCTGGCCCGCGCCGCGATCGCCGCCAACGGCGGGGCTAAGCCCTGGCTGCCGCACTTCTACCTGGGACACGGTATCGGCACCAACGCCGCCGAAATGCCCATGATAGGCACCGATCTCGGCGAGGAGTTCGACGACAACTTCGTGTTCCCGGCGGGGATGCTGCTGGTGCTCGAGCCTGTGGTGTGGGAGGACGGCACGGGCGGTTACCGCAGCGAGGAGATCGTGGTCGTCACCGACGACGGTTGCCAGCCCATCACCGACTACCCCTACGCCCCCTACGGACAGGATCGGATCGGCCCCGAATGA
- a CDS encoding cytochrome P450, with protein MSDTLTTGAADVAADIPEYPMERDARCPFAPPPQMLKMGEAKPLSRVRIWNGTTPWLITGHAVARELFADSRVSVDDRRDGFPHWNEHMLSTVHKRPRSVFTSDAEEHTRFRRMLSKPFTFKRVEGLRPAIQQVTDECIDEILAGPQPADIVTKLALPVPTRVISEMLGVPYEDHEFFQEHANAGLARFAAADAMQKGAMSLHQYLIDLVEEKRANPAEDAVSDLAERVNAGEISVKEAAQLGTGLLIAGHETTANMIGIGVCALLENPEQAAALRDSDDPKFVANAVEELMRYLSIIQNGQRRVAAEDIEIAGETIRAGEGIILDLAPANWDATTYPEPDRLDLHRDAGQQLGFGYGRHQCVGQQLARAELQIVFHTLLKRIPTLRLAVPIEDVPFKHDRLAYGVYELPVAW; from the coding sequence ATGTCCGACACTCTGACCACCGGTGCCGCCGACGTAGCCGCCGACATCCCCGAGTACCCGATGGAGCGCGACGCCCGTTGCCCGTTCGCCCCGCCGCCGCAGATGCTCAAGATGGGCGAGGCGAAACCGCTGTCGCGCGTTCGAATCTGGAACGGCACCACCCCGTGGCTGATCACCGGCCATGCGGTGGCCAGGGAATTGTTCGCCGACTCCCGGGTCAGCGTCGACGACCGGCGCGACGGTTTCCCGCACTGGAACGAGCACATGCTCTCCACCGTCCACAAGCGGCCGCGGTCGGTGTTCACCTCCGATGCCGAGGAGCACACCCGGTTCCGGCGGATGCTGTCCAAGCCGTTCACCTTCAAACGCGTCGAGGGGCTGCGGCCGGCGATCCAGCAGGTGACCGACGAGTGCATCGACGAGATCTTGGCAGGCCCGCAACCGGCCGACATCGTGACGAAGCTGGCGCTGCCGGTTCCGACACGGGTCATCAGCGAAATGCTCGGTGTGCCTTACGAGGACCATGAGTTCTTCCAGGAGCATGCCAATGCCGGGCTGGCGCGCTTCGCGGCGGCGGACGCCATGCAGAAGGGCGCGATGAGCCTGCATCAATACCTCATCGACCTCGTCGAGGAGAAGCGGGCCAATCCGGCAGAGGATGCGGTGTCCGACCTCGCCGAGCGCGTCAACGCCGGCGAGATCAGCGTCAAAGAGGCCGCACAGCTGGGCACCGGACTGCTGATCGCGGGCCATGAAACCACCGCCAACATGATCGGCATCGGCGTGTGCGCCCTGTTGGAGAATCCCGAACAGGCCGCGGCGCTGCGAGATTCCGACGATCCGAAGTTCGTCGCGAACGCGGTCGAAGAGCTGATGCGCTACCTGTCGATCATCCAGAACGGCCAGCGCCGCGTCGCGGCCGAGGACATCGAGATCGCCGGCGAGACCATCCGGGCGGGGGAGGGCATCATCCTCGACCTCGCGCCCGCGAACTGGGACGCGACCACCTACCCCGAGCCCGACAGGCTCGACCTGCACCGGGACGCCGGACAACAGCTCGGCTTCGGCTACGGGCGCCATCAGTGCGTCGGTCAGCAGCTGGCGCGTGCCGAGCTGCAGATCGTGTTCCACACCCTGCTCAAGCGCATCCCCACGCTGCGTCTCGCGGTGCCGATCGAGGACGTGCCGTTCAAACACGACCGCCTCGCGTACGGCGTCTACGAACTTCCGGTGGCCTGGTAA
- a CDS encoding ferredoxin produces MKVTVDQDKCVSSGQCVLNAADVFDQRDDDGVVVLLDDRPANGRADDARKAAAACPALAIHIEE; encoded by the coding sequence GTGAAAGTGACAGTCGACCAAGACAAGTGCGTGTCCTCCGGGCAGTGCGTGCTCAACGCTGCCGACGTGTTCGATCAACGTGACGACGACGGCGTCGTCGTCCTGCTCGACGACCGCCCGGCGAATGGCCGTGCCGACGACGCCCGCAAGGCGGCCGCGGCCTGCCCCGCGCTCGCCATCCACATCGAGGAATGA
- a CDS encoding cyclase family protein → MAGMTEFRRVADEVRNWGRWGDDDELGTLNLITPEKVAEGASLVRQGKVISLGGDFSSAGPQGAFKFRQNPVHTMTVDGGDASTLVQYGPEWLRNAVAADVSAFFADNPFRFNDDMIVMPLQAATQWDAISHVYYEDKLYNGFPADSVTSFGAFHLGIEKVDVKGITSRGVLLDVVKHRGAEVFLEPGDPVTPAELDDVARAQGVAVAPGDIVVVHTGWWTRFLATGDGAEPGSGLDWTCASWLHDHDVAAVAADNLMVEDPDPANGVEGTFLPMHMLCLRDMGLMFGEYWDLTGLAADCAADGVYEFQLVAPPLKVVGAVGAPVSPIAIK, encoded by the coding sequence ATGGCCGGCATGACCGAGTTCCGTCGCGTCGCCGACGAGGTGCGTAACTGGGGGCGCTGGGGCGACGACGACGAGTTGGGGACACTGAACCTCATCACGCCGGAGAAGGTCGCCGAGGGGGCGTCACTGGTACGGCAGGGCAAGGTGATATCTCTGGGCGGCGATTTCTCGTCGGCCGGGCCGCAGGGCGCGTTCAAGTTCCGGCAGAATCCCGTCCACACGATGACCGTCGACGGGGGCGATGCTTCAACCCTCGTGCAGTACGGCCCCGAATGGCTGCGCAACGCGGTGGCCGCCGACGTCAGTGCGTTCTTCGCCGACAACCCGTTCCGCTTCAACGACGACATGATCGTGATGCCGTTGCAGGCCGCCACGCAGTGGGACGCCATCTCGCACGTCTACTACGAGGACAAGCTCTACAACGGCTTCCCCGCGGACTCGGTGACGAGCTTCGGCGCCTTCCATCTCGGCATCGAGAAGGTGGACGTCAAGGGCATCACCTCGCGCGGCGTGCTGCTCGACGTCGTCAAGCACCGAGGTGCCGAGGTGTTCCTCGAGCCCGGCGACCCGGTCACACCAGCCGAACTCGACGATGTCGCCAGGGCGCAGGGAGTAGCCGTCGCACCGGGCGACATCGTCGTCGTGCACACCGGCTGGTGGACCAGGTTCCTGGCGACCGGCGACGGCGCCGAACCCGGCTCGGGCCTGGACTGGACGTGCGCCTCATGGCTGCACGACCACGACGTCGCCGCGGTCGCCGCGGACAACCTGATGGTCGAGGATCCCGATCCGGCCAACGGCGTCGAGGGCACCTTCCTGCCGATGCACATGCTCTGCCTGCGTGACATGGGCCTGATGTTCGGCGAGTACTGGGACCTCACCGGCCTGGCGGCCGACTGCGCCGCCGACGGCGTGTACGAGTTCCAGCTGGTCGCCCCACCGCTCAAAGTAGTCGGCGCGGTCGGCGCACCTGTGAGTCCGATAGCGATCAAGTAG
- a CDS encoding TetR/AcrR family transcriptional regulator → MKCLNQSLDLTHVRRLTEAVTTARSVRTERASITREAILAAAERLFAEHGVYAVSNRQVSEAAGQGNNAAVGYHFGTKADLVRAIEQKHRVSTERLLSRMVAEIGDSTDLRDWVGCLVCSLTEHLAQLGNPTWYARFAAQALADPEYHKIVVKGALESPSVKRVVDGITRCLPDLPPEVVTERNIMARNLMVHTCADFERAFAGGSAMPRTSWTAVGTSLIDAIVGMWRAPVTEHP, encoded by the coding sequence ATGAAGTGTTTAAATCAGTCGCTTGACTTAACCCACGTGCGGCGGTTGACTGAGGCGGTGACCACCGCCAGAAGTGTGCGCACCGAGCGCGCGAGCATCACGCGCGAAGCGATCCTGGCCGCGGCCGAGCGTCTGTTCGCCGAGCACGGCGTCTACGCGGTGTCGAACCGCCAGGTCAGCGAGGCCGCCGGGCAGGGCAACAACGCCGCGGTCGGCTACCACTTCGGCACCAAGGCCGACCTGGTGCGGGCGATCGAGCAGAAGCACCGAGTGTCGACCGAGCGCCTCTTGTCGCGAATGGTGGCCGAGATCGGCGACTCGACCGATCTGCGGGACTGGGTCGGGTGCCTGGTGTGCTCACTGACCGAACACCTCGCCCAGCTCGGCAACCCCACCTGGTATGCGCGCTTCGCCGCGCAGGCGCTGGCCGATCCCGAGTATCACAAGATCGTCGTCAAGGGTGCGCTGGAATCACCGTCGGTGAAGCGCGTCGTCGACGGCATCACCCGGTGCCTGCCCGACCTGCCGCCAGAGGTGGTCACCGAGCGCAACATCATGGCGCGCAACCTGATGGTGCACACGTGCGCCGATTTCGAACGGGCCTTCGCCGGCGGTTCGGCCATGCCGAGGACGAGCTGGACCGCGGTGGGCACCAGCCTGATCGACGCGATCGTCGGGATGTGGCGCGCGCCCGTGACGGAGCACCCGTGA
- a CDS encoding NADPH-dependent FMN reductase, translated as MTVRTTTGGGPLVVGLGGTLRANSSTERALRHCLSAVERQGGRTRFFSGPELDLPMYAPHELSRTPKALELVGALRDADAVVVGSPGYHGAISGLVKNALDYIEDLREDPRVYLDNTPWGCISCAYGWQAAVGTLGQLRSIGHALRAWPTPLGVAINSADKIWDEAGELVDTTTRNQLDLLANQLLTFARTAWETA; from the coding sequence ATGACGGTAAGAACGACAACGGGCGGCGGACCGCTGGTGGTCGGTCTCGGCGGCACACTGCGCGCCAACTCCTCGACCGAACGCGCGCTGCGCCATTGCCTTTCGGCGGTCGAGCGCCAGGGCGGGCGCACCCGTTTCTTCAGCGGACCCGAGCTGGACTTGCCCATGTACGCTCCTCACGAACTCTCACGCACACCCAAGGCACTCGAACTGGTCGGCGCGCTGCGCGATGCCGACGCCGTCGTCGTCGGATCCCCCGGCTACCACGGGGCCATTTCGGGTCTGGTGAAGAACGCACTCGACTACATCGAGGACCTGCGCGAAGACCCGCGCGTCTACCTCGACAACACGCCGTGGGGATGCATCAGCTGTGCCTACGGCTGGCAAGCGGCGGTCGGCACGCTCGGGCAGTTGCGGTCGATCGGACACGCGCTTCGCGCCTGGCCGACACCGCTGGGCGTGGCGATCAACTCGGCCGACAAGATCTGGGACGAGGCGGGCGAGCTCGTCGACACCACCACCCGCAACCAACTCGACTTACTGGCCAACCAGCTGCTCACCTTCGCCCGGACCGCCTGGGAAACAGCGTGA
- a CDS encoding SDR family NAD(P)-dependent oxidoreductase — translation MTGELEGKVAVVTGGASGLGEGLVRRFHAEGARVLFGDIDAERGAKLATDLGANARFIESDVSQIEQVGQLVSTAVEDFGGLHVMVNNAGVSGKMFLKFLEDDLADFHQVMAVNVLAVMAGTRDAARHMAEHGGGSIINLTSIGGIQAGGGVMTYRASKAAVIQFTKSAAIDLAHYEIRVNAIAPGNIRTAIVRKSATGEDLQRLEEFEEKIRAQMRNDRPLKREGTVDDVAEAALYFAGGRSRYVTGTVLPIDGGTSAGKVIAHARSKEDVRKPNR, via the coding sequence ATGACGGGTGAACTCGAGGGCAAAGTCGCCGTCGTGACCGGTGGGGCATCGGGGTTGGGCGAGGGCCTCGTTCGCCGGTTCCACGCCGAAGGGGCCAGGGTGCTCTTCGGCGACATCGACGCCGAACGAGGCGCGAAGCTCGCCACCGATCTCGGCGCGAACGCCCGGTTCATCGAATCCGACGTGTCGCAGATCGAGCAGGTCGGTCAGCTCGTGTCGACGGCCGTCGAGGACTTCGGCGGGCTTCATGTCATGGTCAACAACGCTGGGGTATCGGGGAAGATGTTCTTGAAGTTCCTCGAGGACGACCTCGCCGACTTCCATCAGGTGATGGCTGTCAACGTCCTCGCCGTGATGGCCGGCACCCGCGACGCCGCCCGGCACATGGCCGAACACGGCGGCGGGTCGATCATCAACCTCACGTCGATCGGCGGGATCCAGGCCGGCGGCGGCGTCATGACCTACCGGGCGTCGAAGGCCGCGGTCATCCAGTTCACCAAGTCCGCGGCGATCGACCTGGCGCACTACGAGATCCGGGTCAACGCCATCGCCCCGGGCAACATCCGCACGGCGATCGTGCGCAAGTCCGCGACCGGCGAGGACCTGCAACGGCTCGAGGAGTTCGAAGAGAAGATCCGCGCGCAGATGCGCAACGACCGACCTTTGAAACGCGAAGGCACCGTCGACGACGTCGCCGAGGCCGCGCTCTACTTCGCCGGCGGCCGGTCGCGTTACGTCACCGGGACGGTACTGCCCATCGACGGTGGCACATCGGCGGGCAAGGTCATCGCGCACGCGAGGAGCAAGGAAGACGTCCGTAAGCCGAACAGATGA
- a CDS encoding coniferyl-alcohol dehydrogenase translates to MAHAEELWRYDGRRVVVTGCASGIGAHVARQVADLGAEVVGLDIKPPADEFGAFVELDLSDPVSIDRAAESIGDRVDALFNVAGVSSGIGDPMRVVRINFLGTRRFTEALVPSMPAGSAIANVSSLAASAYRQNAAVTAGLVDTASIDEGIAWCERHPDALAQGGGYRLSKEAIILYGMTRVAALGARGIRINCTAPGVTDTPILDQLRSAYGQEFLDSFQTPLGRAADPAEQASVLVFLNSRAASYLTGQVIWVDGGTVSETEKGEIWPA, encoded by the coding sequence ATGGCCCACGCTGAGGAGCTGTGGCGGTATGACGGGCGTCGGGTGGTCGTCACCGGGTGCGCGTCGGGCATCGGCGCCCACGTCGCCCGGCAGGTCGCCGACCTCGGCGCGGAGGTGGTCGGACTCGACATCAAGCCGCCCGCCGACGAGTTCGGTGCGTTCGTCGAGTTGGACCTGTCTGATCCGGTATCGATCGACCGGGCGGCCGAGTCGATCGGCGACCGGGTCGACGCGCTGTTCAACGTCGCAGGGGTGTCGTCGGGGATCGGTGATCCGATGCGGGTGGTGAGGATCAACTTCCTCGGCACGCGCCGGTTCACCGAGGCGCTGGTGCCCAGCATGCCCGCGGGGTCGGCGATCGCGAACGTCTCCTCCCTGGCGGCGTCGGCGTACCGGCAGAACGCCGCAGTCACCGCCGGGCTGGTCGACACCGCGAGCATCGACGAGGGTATCGCGTGGTGCGAACGCCACCCGGACGCGCTCGCCCAAGGCGGCGGCTACCGGTTGTCCAAGGAGGCGATCATCCTCTACGGCATGACCCGTGTCGCCGCACTGGGCGCCAGAGGAATCCGGATCAACTGCACCGCGCCGGGCGTCACTGACACGCCGATCCTCGACCAGCTGCGCAGCGCCTACGGGCAGGAGTTCCTCGACTCCTTCCAGACCCCACTGGGCCGTGCCGCCGACCCCGCCGAGCAGGCCAGCGTGCTGGTGTTCCTCAACAGCCGCGCGGCCAGCTATCTGACCGGCCAGGTGATCTGGGTGGACGGCGGCACGGTGAGCGAAACGGAGAAAGGCGAAATATGGCCGGCATGA
- a CDS encoding alpha/beta fold hydrolase yields the protein MTQRKTVLVDGLTTGYLEAGHGDPVVLLHGGEFGASAEIGWERTIGALAERHRVLALDMLGFGESAKVVDFNDGRGMRIRHIARFCEVLGIRTAHFVGNSMGAVNMFVDATSTSPLLPVRSMVTICGGGEIQRNEYSAALYDYDATFEGMRRIVEALFFDPAYPADEAYVQRRYEASIAPGAWEALAAARFRRPGLDAPPLPSSNRAYERIGVPTLVVEGGGDKLLPAGWAAEIAAKIPAGCSAVIEDAGHCPQIEQPAVTNDLLLDFLADVHEGVPT from the coding sequence GTGACGCAGCGCAAGACCGTTCTCGTCGACGGGCTCACGACCGGATACCTGGAAGCCGGACACGGCGATCCGGTGGTGCTGTTGCACGGCGGTGAGTTCGGCGCGAGCGCCGAGATCGGCTGGGAGCGCACCATCGGCGCCCTGGCCGAACGGCACCGCGTGCTGGCCCTCGACATGCTCGGCTTCGGTGAGTCCGCCAAGGTGGTCGACTTCAACGACGGCCGGGGTATGCGGATCCGGCACATCGCGCGGTTCTGCGAGGTGCTCGGCATTCGAACCGCCCACTTCGTCGGCAACTCCATGGGCGCGGTCAACATGTTCGTCGACGCCACGTCCACCTCGCCCCTGCTGCCGGTGCGCAGCATGGTGACGATCTGCGGCGGCGGCGAGATCCAACGCAACGAGTACTCGGCGGCCCTCTATGACTACGACGCGACGTTCGAGGGCATGCGAAGGATCGTCGAGGCGCTGTTCTTCGACCCCGCCTATCCGGCCGACGAGGCGTACGTGCAGCGACGCTACGAAGCCAGCATCGCCCCTGGCGCATGGGAAGCGTTGGCCGCGGCGCGGTTTCGGCGGCCCGGCTTGGACGCGCCGCCGTTGCCGTCGAGCAATCGCGCCTATGAGCGCATCGGCGTGCCGACGCTGGTCGTCGAGGGCGGCGGCGACAAACTGCTGCCTGCCGGTTGGGCGGCCGAGATCGCGGCGAAGATCCCGGCCGGGTGTTCAGCCGTCATCGAGGACGCGGGTCACTGCCCGCAGATCGAACAACCCGCGGTGACCAACGACCTACTGCTGGACTTCCTGGCGGACGTGCACGAAGGAGTTCCGACATGA